The Mercenaria mercenaria strain notata chromosome 1, MADL_Memer_1, whole genome shotgun sequence nucleotide sequence acacaaaaacaaacaaacttctctTTGTACAATTATAGGTAAATCAGATGTATCATATTTGCCTCGGACAGTGTAACTCGTTTCTTAAGTTACTTTTGATGTAGAAAGCTGTTTTCAGTTTCATTCAATTTTGATacttgtttttgtatatatttctgtaaGTTGTGCAATCTGTTTTTGTCATTCCAGGTAAACAACGAGTGAACAGCTTGTTTGAAATGAGCAACAAGACAGATGTGGAAATTGCCCAAATAAGTACAACGAACCACGGACTTAAGCGAAAAGTTGAGGAGACATATCTTGACGAAGTTTATATTCCATCGAAACGAGTCTCACCATTCTTAAACACCCCAAAGGAAAGAAAAGACAAACGGAggaaaataataaacatatcGACAAAAAAGTTGAAACAATTAGATGACCCCGAAACCTTTCTCAGGAGAACAGTTCTTGTTAATAATACAATGAAGCGTCTACAAATGGAATTACGAGAAGAAAAACTGAGAACAAAGGAATTTAAGtcaaacaaacaatattattttagTGGTTATGGGGTACTAAACGATAAGGTGATGTCAAATTCTTATTTTGTTGACGATCCCTTTCTGAGTTGTGTTCATGAGAAAATCACAGACGATATGACTGACACACTAATGAATAACGTGTTTCATGATAAAGTAGATGACAGGcctacatcatatgacatttGTGAAAAGTCTGACATAATGTCAAACAAAATGGAAACTCTTGAAGCAGAATCAGATCATGTCTCAAATAATTTGTTGGATCGTTCTGAAGACAGTTTGGAGCAATGCACTTGTGAtagaaatggaaatataaaagaatcaaGAAAAGAATGCTACCCTTCGGCATGTTCAGAAAATAGACCAAACATGAAAGAAATGCTGGTTGACAGGTGTGTCGACTTAGATGAAGTCAATAGAATTAGTACAAACAGTTTTACAGAAAATTCCAACCACATTTGCTGTGATAAGTGCCTGTCAGTGATCATACCTAAAAGTTCTAACGCGTCTAATGAAAACACAAGAATACTACCGCGTGAAGTACAAGAAATGCAGTGCGATCAAAATGTGGAAAACGACATTAAAGCTTCACCAGCAAACTTTGTGGAGCTAAGGACCTAAGGAGATATTCAAATTAGCAACATAGGACCTTTAAGATAAATGTAATTCTAGTACATTACTTCATTACTAAAAAAGTGCAATAAACGAATTGAAGTAGAAAATGAGGCAGTGTTGTCGACCTTAAGTTAGGCCTGAAATCGCTATATTATTCCTTCAACACATTCGATAAacaataatggaaaaaatgtaacgcagaaatatattattttgcaatttatttgttGGATGTTGTCGACAGCTCAAAATATAGGCATATTGATGTGTAAATGAGGTTCTTTAACAGCAGGGATATTTTTGGTCCATTATTTTGaacttcttttcaaaatgttgtgatatcaaatatcaaattattttgacgaaactataaattttatttatttgatagcTTACAAAGCCCATGTTATAATAACGAAATAAACTAAGAAAGAAGATATTTCTCTTGTTATCTTTTTCTCCTAGTATATCCTAAGGTGTCGTATTAGAAAAGGTATGAATTGCAATAGCGAATATCTCAGGTCGGTCAAACACGCCAACATTGCATTTAAATGATGCTGTAAAAATGCAGATTAAATTTTGTGACTGGAAGTCACTAGTGTCCATTATGATTATAAGCAAGGCAGGAAAGAAGAAATAATACTTTATATGAGATAGCTAAACCCAGTGGTCGTGGGCTTAAACCCTCCTCAAATCGTTTTGGCACCTTTACATAAACACCAGTAATGTGGTAGTGTCGGCCAAGTTGCACCAATTTAACACTAAACATGTAGGTGTGTATACAGCATTGAAAATGCAATATCAAAATAGGAAAAGAAAACCGAAACTGTACGGCCTGATAGTCACTTTTAAAAATGAGGAAAACTTAATCAATACGGTCCAATAGACATCTATGCGAATAAGCCGCATTGTCTTACATCTTGACGACTGTTAATACAAATCAAATTGATAGCGCTAAAATTTCCTGAAAGAAGCAGTTTTCGTGCTTAATTGTCTGGAATGATAATTTATTAATTGTAGAAAAGGCTCGCTAAGTATAATAGGTTTCCTGTTAGCATGGGATGTAAAAGTATAGTTTTCCTTCGCATGTGTACTCTTTTGACTCAATACTTTCCAGCAGTTATCATTCATGAAATCAAATGGATGAAATTAATCACTAACAGTGACAGTAGAATATTTACTTGGTTAGAAATGACAAGGGGATCCGTTCTGGCAGAATGAATAATATAACTCTCACGAAACTCATCGGTTCATGTTACAAATTGATATTGATGGATGAAAGAATCAAACACGGTCATTTGAAATAACAAGCCGCAGCATTAGTAGCAGCATTCTTTACCTTATTCTTACATGTTGATGTGGTTTGAACTTTAGCCATGCTTCAAAAAGGTCATTTCCTTTAAGTATCAAAACAGCACTCCAGATTTAGTTGCCAAATTATAGGTTCTAGCTATGTGGCACCGCTTATAATTCTGAATAGCATACAAGTAGGTGTTACGTGTTGTCCTGAAACAGCGTGTACACTGTTTATTGGATTGCCCTAGCATGTATCAGGTGGCACATTTGGGGAGTATACTTGATGTAACTGCATGTTTCATTCTCAGACTAGCAAGTTCATACCGCATATtcttattttaatgtaaataagaTGTGAAACCGTTTGTTTGACCTGTTAAAACAGTTTGGTGCTATACAGCTTGTACTGTGATGGCAAATAAACTGAGACCAAAAATCAAGCTGAAGTTACGTTGTTACCATGAAAAATATCTGTTCGTGTCAATTGCATATTATTGTCTGATTTCATCATCTGATAGAAATAGTTATTTTAGTGTTAACTCTACATGCATTTGTAATGATAATGATCTTAATCTGAAAACTAAAAGCGTGCTGGGCGACATTCTATTTACAGCTACTGTTGAAATGCAATGGATGTTTTATCAGATGAGACGATCTAGATCTAACGTACGAAACTTGCATTCTTCATACGTTGTATTTGTTATTATAATTTGTTGAACATAAATAGGACTAGATAGCGATCAATTTGTTCTTGTTAGACTGTCCATTTAAAACACAGTGGGTGTATTTTAGAGTAGCATgcagtttaatttatttttgcagttttaaGCGTCTTGTTCTAAATACAATTCTTCAGTAACACAACATAatttattgttgtaataacttAACTTATGACCAAACCAACATGAAAAACtcgaaatcatttcatttagtgtctgttttcttttaaaatctctTTAAATTCCCCAGAAGTCGggaaaattttgagaaaattgaAAATCTTGCGGTGGTCTTTACATCGTTcctggttattcaacattttttttccaaacttttacgccaagacaaattataatatcataaaaCTTTCAAATCTGTGATGGACAAAACTGTAATATTGTGCGTTTCGTTAAAGCATCCTTGTTTTCACCAAAAATATAATCAAGTTCTCTTTGTTAGATATCGATAAAGATGATGGGTTTACAAAATGAGGTCCTATCTTATAGAAGAAAATTGTTTCAAGAGTTTGATAATGTGTACACCTGTATCAATTGAATGCACTTATTTAACTTAACATTTTTGCAtgcataaaaatgcatttatcaTAACATAGGTTATAGGTATCTTGGTGCGCCGTTTTAGGTTCATATTCATTACTTCAGGGTTCAGTTAATATGTATTACAGCAAATACCTACCTAGGTATCTATACTTTTAAGAGGGATAATGAACACCCATTATATAGGGTAGGTATATTCACACCAATGCGACGATTATGGGGTTATTATAGCAGTAGATGTGTGATGCTGCATTCGGGTTATGCGAACTTTACGAGTCCGACAATATCCACATGTCAATTGCATACCAGTATTGTATGGGTATATCCATATCAATATGTAATATGtaactgtgtcggtgcaacgtttcactcaacaaaacgaacaaacaagaATTACCTGTATGATTTATCATACTGTACAATAACAAAAGTATTTAAACCTGTATTGTAATGACATCATGCTAACAGTTCTCCGTTTAAGACTGTTGCAATTGCCACAAGATATCTAGGTTTCCGTGTGTTCTTATAGCAAGTCTTACTTCTTACTAGCCCAGCCCCGACGAAGTGACGTATTTCACTCGGATCAAGGTCGTCATTTTGATATATGTACAAttcataaattaataaatatacttAAGAAAACGTACAGAAAACGTCACACTTGATCTGAAGATGATTCTTAGTAGCTCAGTATAGTTTAATTGAAATGACAATTCATGACCAAAGACACGTACCTCGCGTGAAAGAGAACCAGTAATGTTAAAGTACTTCTGCACCTACATATCACGAAATATCAGATGTTATCAGACGTGAT carries:
- the LOC128545917 gene encoding uncharacterized protein LOC128545917 isoform X2, producing the protein MNIITTAVWSIISFGAWSYKKLKYMQLGEIYYSGKQRVNSLFEMSNKTDVEIAQISTTNHGLKRKVEETYLDEVYIPSKRVSPFLNTPKERKDKRRKIINISTKKLKQLDDPETFLRRTVLVNNTMKRLQMELREEKLRTKEFKSNKQYYFSGYGVLNDKVMSNSYFVDDPFLSCVHEKITDDMTDTLMNNVFHDKVDDRPTSYDICEKSDIMSNKMETLEAESDHVSNNLLDRSEDSLEQCTCDRNGNIKESRKECYPSACSENRPNMKEMLVDRCVDLDEVNRISTNSFTENSNHICCDKCLSVIIPKSSNASNENTRILPREVQEMQCDQNVENDIKASPANFVELRT
- the LOC128545917 gene encoding uncharacterized protein LOC128545917 isoform X1 — its product is MTCVLSMTPLYLFGEDVSDIHHNEHNSFDFHWITSQNSNSGLPDSHRCSSPCRIEACTGSSVSSRVDVSNGLPGSIKQYQFNVNTDVGCETKLTTAKGITVKVIDSDKRLPATGKQRVNSLFEMSNKTDVEIAQISTTNHGLKRKVEETYLDEVYIPSKRVSPFLNTPKERKDKRRKIINISTKKLKQLDDPETFLRRTVLVNNTMKRLQMELREEKLRTKEFKSNKQYYFSGYGVLNDKVMSNSYFVDDPFLSCVHEKITDDMTDTLMNNVFHDKVDDRPTSYDICEKSDIMSNKMETLEAESDHVSNNLLDRSEDSLEQCTCDRNGNIKESRKECYPSACSENRPNMKEMLVDRCVDLDEVNRISTNSFTENSNHICCDKCLSVIIPKSSNASNENTRILPREVQEMQCDQNVENDIKASPANFVELRT